A region from the Ammospiza nelsoni isolate bAmmNel1 chromosome 1, bAmmNel1.pri, whole genome shotgun sequence genome encodes:
- the BET1 gene encoding BET1 homolog, with the protein MRRAGLGDGAAAGSYGYTNSGYSVYEEENDRLTESLRSKVSAIKSLSIEIGTEVKNQNKMLSEMENDFDSTGGLLGATMGRLRTLSRGSQTKLLCYMMLFSLFVFFVIYWIIKLR; encoded by the exons ATGAGGCGCGCGGGGCTGG gtgatggagcagctgcagggagctaTGGCTATACCAACAGTGGCTACAGTGTTTATGAAGAGGAGAACGACAGGTTAACAGAAAGTCTGCGTTCAAAAGTCAGTGCCATTAAATCG cTTTCCATTGAAATTGGAACAGAAGttaaaaaccagaataaaatgTTATCAGAAATG GAGAATGATTTTGACTCTACGGGTGGACTTCTAGGTGCAACTATGGGCAGACTGAGAACACTCTCCAGAGGAAGCCAGACAAAGCTATTATGCTACATGATGctcttttcattatttgttttttttgtgaTATACTGGATTATTAAACTGAGGTGA